A stretch of the Filimonas lacunae genome encodes the following:
- a CDS encoding sensor histidine kinase, with amino-acid sequence MDVKFVNILSHELRSPLTTVQTSAEILDHLLSSDIVDTSIMKKHARQIMDEVADMAQLLEKVLVMSRLENTQTGFSPTIADPVTFLEEVLDRPFVCGRYSQKVDFGIKGEHRPALIDPFMLTHIVNGLLDNAFKYSRNKENTVAPRLRLSFEASHWRIMVRDTGIGIKSADKTRLFRSFSRGSNVGHIQGTGLGLEIIKYFVRCHKGAIQLKSIEGKGTVVVVDLPY; translated from the coding sequence ATGGATGTAAAGTTTGTGAATATACTATCGCACGAATTGAGATCGCCCCTAACTACTGTGCAAACCAGTGCCGAAATTCTGGATCATTTACTCAGTTCCGATATCGTGGACACGAGTATCATGAAAAAGCACGCCAGGCAAATAATGGACGAGGTGGCCGACATGGCCCAGCTACTGGAAAAAGTGCTGGTAATGAGCCGTCTCGAAAACACGCAAACAGGCTTTAGTCCTACTATTGCCGATCCTGTCACCTTTTTGGAAGAGGTGCTGGACAGGCCGTTTGTTTGCGGCCGTTATAGCCAGAAAGTAGATTTTGGCATCAAAGGCGAACACCGCCCTGCATTAATAGATCCGTTTATGCTTACGCATATTGTCAACGGACTATTGGACAATGCATTTAAATATTCCCGTAATAAAGAAAATACTGTAGCACCAAGGCTGCGCCTCTCTTTTGAGGCGTCGCACTGGCGCATTATGGTTCGTGACACAGGCATAGGTATTAAAAGTGCTGACAAAACCAGGTTGTTCCGTTCATTTTCAAGGGGTTCTAATGTAGGTCATATACAGGGTACCGGGTTGGGACTGGAAATTATAAAATATTTTGTACGGTGTCATAAAGGCGCCATACAGCTCAAAAGTATAGAAGGGAAAGGCACTGTAGTAGTAGTGGACTTACCATATTAG
- a CDS encoding LuxR C-terminal-related transcriptional regulator — MVTIGMIEDDPKIRGNFQDYFKYDSQFKLSFSYHSLEHFLSDGQMQVEEPYITFLDINLPGISGLEAIPILKKSLPNTHLVVLSGNSDPDIVWNAITKGARGYLLKPFSINNIKTNIQVVKNGGALLSPEIAHILIDRLNEEKPQKTYRLKFLTKREQDVLEQLLKGFTYKEIANVLSLSVTTINDHIKNIYKKMNVNSKAELLTVFLR; from the coding sequence ATGGTAACCATTGGCATGATTGAAGATGATCCCAAAATTCGTGGAAATTTTCAAGATTACTTTAAATACGACAGCCAGTTTAAGCTGAGTTTTTCTTACCATAGTCTGGAGCATTTCCTTTCCGACGGGCAAATGCAGGTAGAAGAGCCTTATATCACGTTCCTCGACATTAACCTTCCCGGCATTTCAGGTTTAGAAGCTATTCCCATCCTTAAAAAATCGTTGCCTAACACCCACCTGGTAGTATTAAGTGGTAACAGCGATCCGGATATTGTGTGGAATGCTATTACAAAAGGTGCCCGCGGTTATTTATTGAAGCCATTTTCTATTAACAACATCAAAACCAACATCCAGGTAGTTAAAAATGGTGGTGCTTTACTTTCTCCCGAAATAGCACATATTCTCATTGATCGTTTAAATGAAGAGAAGCCACAAAAAACCTACCGTTTGAAGTTTTTAACCAAACGCGAACAGGATGTGCTGGAGCAGTTGTTAAAGGGCTTTACCTATAAAGAAATTGCCAACGTGCTTTCTTTATCGGTGACTACGATTAACGATCACATCAAAAATATTTACAAGAAAATGAATGTCAACTCTAAAGCAGAGTTGTTAACGGTGTTCCTGAGATAA
- a CDS encoding response regulator transcription factor — protein sequence MHILIADDHAIVRHGAMLFINEWLPGAKVWEADNFNKVVKTLEELTFDLLILDINIPGGNNIQMIDVARLKQPGIRILIFTAYDEQLYAIRYLQAGANGYLHKLASEDQIKNAIETVLADEQYMSREVKESLLRMIVSNGKKTTQSNPLNTLSNREIEVARFLVQGLTLMEISKALHLQISTVSTYKNRIFEKLEINNLVELVEKVRLYDKSII from the coding sequence ATGCACATACTAATTGCAGATGATCATGCTATTGTAAGGCATGGTGCTATGCTTTTTATTAATGAGTGGCTCCCCGGAGCTAAAGTGTGGGAGGCCGACAATTTTAATAAGGTAGTAAAAACACTGGAAGAACTCACTTTTGACCTGCTGATTTTAGATATTAACATACCCGGAGGCAATAACATTCAAATGATTGATGTAGCGCGGTTAAAACAACCCGGTATCAGGATATTGATATTTACCGCTTACGACGAACAGCTCTATGCTATCCGGTATTTACAGGCTGGCGCCAACGGATACCTGCACAAACTTGCATCGGAAGATCAAATTAAAAATGCTATAGAAACCGTGCTGGCCGATGAGCAATATATGAGCCGTGAGGTGAAAGAAAGCCTGCTGCGCATGATAGTGAGCAACGGAAAAAAAACAACACAATCGAACCCCTTAAATACATTATCTAATCGCGAAATAGAGGTAGCTCGCTTTTTAGTGCAGGGACTTACTTTAATGGAAATATCTAAAGCACTGCATCTGCAGATATCTACAGTCAGCACCTATAAAAACAGAATTTTTGAAAAGCTGGAAATAAACAACCTGGTAGAACTGGTAGAAAAAGTACGCCTGTACGATAAATCCATTATCTGA
- a CDS encoding sensor histidine kinase, which produces MNILTILYSTGINIFYILGSCVFAVAVVNLMILLTYVKRAKRREEELEEKILLRTEELITVINELNLSQKTLQQQADFQKKMIAAIVHGIKSPLKYLALTGRQLYNRNDLSGKVREVANGVYTSSQHLYVFTDNLLQYVKVYLRESKPVPAYFFLHALVQEKLAVFQDIATEKKSVLNNHIHPNMQLFADERLLSIIIHNLVDNAVKFTSGGAITISAFMENDLTYIAVQDTGIGINDEMVEQLYYGEEISSGLGITIVRQLLELINGKLEIRSREGEGTVAIISLPIQNMVSVR; this is translated from the coding sequence ATGAATATCCTTACCATATTGTATAGTACCGGCATTAACATTTTCTATATTTTAGGAAGTTGTGTGTTTGCGGTGGCAGTGGTTAACCTTATGATATTGCTTACTTATGTAAAACGGGCTAAACGAAGAGAAGAAGAGCTGGAAGAAAAGATATTGCTGCGTACCGAAGAACTGATAACAGTGATCAATGAGTTGAACTTGTCGCAAAAGACATTGCAGCAGCAGGCTGATTTTCAGAAGAAGATGATAGCGGCCATTGTACATGGTATTAAAAGCCCGCTGAAATACCTGGCGCTAACCGGGCGTCAGCTATACAACCGTAACGATTTAAGTGGAAAAGTGCGTGAAGTGGCTAATGGCGTGTACACTTCATCACAGCATTTATATGTGTTTACCGATAACCTGCTGCAATATGTAAAGGTGTACCTGCGCGAAAGCAAGCCTGTACCTGCTTACTTTTTTTTACATGCGCTGGTGCAGGAAAAACTGGCGGTGTTCCAGGATATAGCCACGGAAAAAAAAAGTGTGCTCAACAATCACATACATCCTAACATGCAGTTGTTTGCCGATGAAAGGTTGTTATCTATCATTATACACAACCTGGTAGATAATGCGGTGAAGTTTACGAGTGGGGGGGCTATTACCATATCGGCGTTTATGGAAAACGATCTTACTTATATAGCTGTGCAAGACACAGGTATAGGCATTAATGATGAAATGGTAGAGCAGTTGTATTATGGTGAAGAAATTTCTTCCGGCCTGGGCATTACCATTGTTCGCCAGTTATTGGAACTTATTAATGGTAAATTGGAAATAAGAAGCAGGGAAGGAGAGGGAACAGTGGCTATTATCAGTTTGCCAATACAAAATATGGTATCTGTCAGATAA